AGCTAGCAATGAAATTGAGGGGGTGTATTCAGAAGAGGATGGGCCAGCTGAAATTGAAGAGGAGTCCATGCCACAATTGAGGGCTAAGAGAAACATTGTGAAGCCCAACTACTTGTAGGATTATGTTTCCATTCCTCTTAAGAAAAAGGGGTAAAAAACGTGTTACCTAGAGAGAGTTATAGAAGGCATCTCCGCTATGAGTCATCACAATTATGTTATGCTTAATTCAATAAGTTGTTAAGATAAGGTGTTGAGCTCTAAGAAATGCATGTGCTCCAAAAAGAATGTATTCTTTAGATACCTTTTCTAGATAGGACTATTTATGTATAATTGAATAACATATGAATGAGGCAGAGAAGAAAATTAGCCAAGAGTAGTATAATTTGAGTTTTAGCTTGCAGTACTTATATCGTCCTAGCTTTCTTGAActagtttattcataacacaaaGTATGTCACTGTAACCATCGGGAGCTTTCTTGACAATAAGGTAATCATGATTAATGGTCCTTTATGTAGATTAGAGTGCAATAACAAACCCGAGAATAAAAATCTATCTTAGATATGGATTAAGGGTCtttatgtttgttttgatttttttaaaataatttttataatgttgtataattttgtgtaaaaaaaaattacaaaatttttttttataaaaacttcaaatagatatataatttgaatagttattcttaaaatgttattttaggtaTTCTCAAGTTTAggtatatatatattacaagttTTGTTTTTGCTCACAATCTTCTCCTTTAACAATTATTACTCACATGTACATTTAAGTGCACGAACTTCATGTATTAGTGTTCATGATTACTCATTTTAAGATATTGAAAGTGTTGTTTTAAAATGATCAAAGGTTGAACATTAGAGTTGAAGTGACTTGTAGAAATTTCTAAATTTGGCTAAAGTATTTAGTCTAATTTATTGCATGATGTATTGATGTATTTATCACTACTTTGTGTGcttaattaattttgaaaatatattctaGGAGTTACATGAAACATGCCTAGTAGGCTAGTATGGGAACATTTAGAAATAAATGTTTTGTCttggattttttttctaattcaatttaaatgaGAATGATAATACTTAACAATAGATCAAGGTTTTTCCTATTTTTACCTTATGGACTTTATTCTAAGCTTGAAaaacttgaagtgaaaattaaaGGTAATTTTTTTATGCATTTATATAGGAAGAAAAACACCCATATTCGAAGACACTTTTATCACATTTTAACTGATTTCGGATATACATATTCCAAAACATCATGAACCACTTTTATGTATATCCAAAATATGTTTTGAgtgattttttttctcaaaacaatGATATCGTTCTTTTAAAAGCTCATATTATTTGACAAAATGTAACGAAAAATAAAGAATACGCAAACTAAAATAAATAGCCGAtatcaaaatatgaaaatagttgTTCGGATGAGTGTATAATGTCAAAATATTACAACAATGAAAAAAAGTCATGTATAAAACATAAATAGACAActactactgagtatgcctaatgcGAACACCCTATGACCTCTTCTGCCTCCTATACACCATCGTACTGGACGCCTCACTGACCATCCTCTGTACTATGGCAACCGCCTCTGAACCGCCCTGCTCAATGATTCCTCTCTCCAATGCCTCCTGCCCTGTAGAGTGTATCCGCTGGCATATCATAGGAGATCAATAGCATGGTCATCCTCAGCTGCTGGTTCTACAATAGCTCCTCGTGTGCTGGTCTAGGTGGATGCCCAGGAGCATCGGGTGTCATGATAGGATGTGACACTTgatagaaccatgtcacgtacTCATCTACACAGTGTCAGCTCTGGGTGGTCCGCGTACGCCGATACTCCTCTGGGACTAGATAATGAGTCAAATCCTCAAAGATAGTAGTGAGATCGCGGCAGGTAACTATGTCAGGAGCAACCTCAAATGTAGACCTCCGTATCATTTGCACACGTCCAAATTGTCTCATGCACCCCGGTAGATACCTGACCATGGTCTTGGCCCCACAatccaaccatccagaatataatGCGATGCCGTTGAATGAGACAACATCACCGTAATTAGTGAAAGGCGTCCACTGGATGTCATTGTGAGAAGTACGATCAAGGTATACACGACCTGGCCCTATTTCCTGATTCCCCCTCTGGAGGACATATCTGGTAGCCCTGGGCATCGCGTCAATGTAAGCAGGATCAGGATCGTAGCCGTGGATGCGGTGGAaataagagatgatccagctctgaaacacaaatacgataatatgttaaaaagaaatgtgatataattaaatgtgaaataattaaaaagaaatgtaccgtgaggagtgtgcaagagccagtcaactgtctggtcctccagttggaggcttcattcagcttctggtataggtatatcaGAATGGCGGCCACCCAGTTCCACTCGTGAATTGTAGTCAGATCAATAAACTACCGGAGATAAGTCACGTccacgtaggttgcacttttgcCCCACTCGTTGCTCTGCACTCATAATCCGCCATATTTGGGTCCATACCCAGGTAATCCACCATCCAATATATGGTCTCAAACCTCTGTATTCAAGAATGGTCCAATAACCTCCTTTTGGTTGGCAGGTGGAGCAGACAAGCCACATCGTGtagggtgatcgtcaactccccaacaggaaagtggaaagaagacgtctccttgtgtcaCCGTTCAGCAAAatccccctgcatgccgtggcttaTGGTACTATATCCGGTAATCCATAACCCGCCAAGCTCGAAACCAGCTACAACATCA
The Vicia villosa cultivar HV-30 ecotype Madison, WI linkage group LG6, Vvil1.0, whole genome shotgun sequence genome window above contains:
- the LOC131614735 gene encoding uncharacterized protein LOC131614735, which encodes MWLVCSTCQPKGGYWTILEYRGLRPYIGWWITWSWIISYFHRIHGYDPDPAYIDAMPRATRYVLQRGNQEIGPGRVYLDRTSHNDIQWTPFTNYGDVVSFNGIALYSGWLDCGAKTMVRYLPGCMRQFGRVQMIRRSTFEVAPDIVTCRDLTTIFEDLTHYLVPEEYRRTRTTQS